The following proteins come from a genomic window of Lycium ferocissimum isolate CSIRO_LF1 chromosome 4, AGI_CSIRO_Lferr_CH_V1, whole genome shotgun sequence:
- the LOC132053282 gene encoding polyadenylate-binding protein-interacting protein 9-like isoform X1 encodes MAGGAKGSNEIAIIEVSEPNVKCESVVNVNNNGVKKDYDIVDHMLNNLKLNPMAKEFIPSSYNRDHIIFNNFVTVDKTMGGGDGIRNNRRRGNNFNQGRRRMNSRSFRAQREDSIRRTVYVSDLDINITEEHLAALFSAYGQVVDCRVCGDAHSRLRFAFVEFADEYSAKAALSLCGTILGFSQLKVLPSKTAILPVNPTFLPRSEDEREMCARTVYCTNIDKMVSQADVKFFFETRCGEVSRLRLLGDQVHSTRIGFVEFVMAESAILALDLCGEMLGSQPIRVSPSKTPVRPRVSSP; translated from the exons ATGGCTGGTGGTGCAAAAGGGTCTAATGAAATAGCTATAATTGAGGTTTCTGAGCCAAATGTGAAATGTGAATCTGTAGTTAATGTTAATAATAATGGTGTTAAaaaagattatgatattgttgatcatATGTTGAATAATCTCAAGTTGAATCCAATGGCTAAGGAATTTATTCCTTCTTCATATAATCGTGATCACATAATTTTCAACAATTTTGTGACAGTTGATAAGACTATGGGAGGAGGTGATGGTATCAGAAATAATAGAAGG AGAGGAAACAACTTTAACCAGGGCAGAAGGAGGATGAACAGTAGATCTTTTAGAGCTCAAAGAGAAGATAGCATTAGGCGAACAGTCTATGTCTCGGACCTTGATATCAAT ATCACAGAAGAGCACCTTGCTGCGCTATTTAGTGCCTATGGACAA GTCGTTGACTGCCGAGTTTGTGGTGATGCACACTCCCGCCTTCGCTTTGCTTTTGTGGAGTTTGCTGATGAAT ATTCTGCAAAAGCTGCACTTAGTCTTTGTGGGACAATATTAGGTTTCTCTCAACTCAAGGTTCTACCTTCAAAAACTGCTATACTACCTGTGAATCCTACATTCCTTCCAAGG TCAGAGGATGAGCGTGAGATGTGCGCGAGGACAGTTTATTGTACAAATATCGATAAGATG GTTTCTCAAGCTGATGTCAAGTTCTTTTTTGAGACAAGATGTGGTGAG GTTTCTCGTTTGAGGCTTTTGGGGGATCAAGTGCACTCTACCCGTATTGGTTTTGTTGAATTTGTTATG GCCGAGAGTGCAATTTTGGCGTTGGATCTTTGTGGTGAGATGTTGGGTTCCCAACCTATCAG GGTGAGTCCTTCGAAGACACCCGTGAGGCCTCGAGTTTCCAGCCCTTAG
- the LOC132053283 gene encoding glycolate oxidase-like, with protein MGEITNVMEYEAIAKEKLPKMVYDYYASGAEDQWTLAENRNAFSRILFRPRILIDVSKIDLSTTVLGFKISMPIMVAPTAMQKMAHPEGEYATARAASAAGTIMTLSSWATSSVEEVASTGPGVRFFQLYVYKDRKVVEQLVRRAERAGFKAIALTVDTPRLGRREADIKNRFTLPPYLTLKNFEGLDIGKMDKADDSGLASYVAGQVDRSLSWKDVQWLQTITSLPILVKGVLTAEDARIAVQSGAAGIIVSNHGARQLDYVPSTIMALEEVVKAAQGRVPVFLDGGVRRGTDVFKALALGASGVFIGRPVVFSLAADGEAGIRNVLKMMREEFELTMALSGCRSLKEITRNHVVADWEAPRASLPAPRL; from the exons ATGGGGGAGATTACCAATGTCATGGAGTATGAGGCTATTGCCAAGGAAAAGTTGCCAAAGATGGTGTATGACTACTATGCATCTGGAGCAGAGGACCAATGGACTCTGGCTGAGAACAGAAATGCCTTTTCAAGAATTCT GTTTAGGCCCCGCATTCTTATTGATGTAAGCAAGATTGACTTAAGCACAACCGTGCTCGGCTTCAAGATCTCAATGCCTATCATGGTTGCACCAACAGCTATGCAGAAAATGGCTCATCCTGAAG GTGAGTATGCTACTGCAAGAGCAGCATCAGCAGCAGGAACAATTATG ACATTGTCATCTTGGGCAACTTCAAGTGTAGAGGAGGTTGCTTCAACTGGACCCGGGGTCCGTTTTTTCCAGCTATAT GTCTATAAGGACAGAAAAGTTGTTGAGCAGCTAGTGAGAAGAGCCGAAAGGGCAGGTTTCAAGGCTATAGCCCTTACCGTTGATACGCCGAGATTGGGACGTAGAGAAGCTGACATTAAGAACAG ATTTACTTTGCCACCATATTTGACACTGAAGAACTTTGAAGGACTGGACATTGGCAAGATGGACAAA GCTGATGACTCTGGATTGGCTTCATATGTCGCTGGCCAAGTTGATCGCTCTTTGAGTTGGAAG GATGTTCAGTGGCTTCAGACAATTACTTCACTACCAATCCTGGTAAAGGGTGTACTTACAGCTGAGGATG CTAGAATTGCAGTTCAGTCTGGAGCAGCTGGTATCATTGTGTCGAACCACGGTGCTCGCCAACTTGACTATGTCCCTTCCACAATTATGGCTCTTGAAGAG GTTGTGAAAGCTGCACAAGGCCGTGTCCCCGTGTTCCTGGATGGAGGTGTCCGTCGTGGAACTGATGTCTTTAAAGCTCTGGCACTTGGTGCCTCAGGCGTGTTT ATTGGGCGACCAGTTGTTTTCTCATTGGCTGCTGATGGAGAAGCCGGTATCAGAAATGTATTGAAGATGATGCGTGAGGAGTTTGAGCTAACCATGGCATTAAGTGGCTGCCGTTCACTGAAGGAGATCACCCGTAACCACGTCGTGGCTGATTGGGAGGCTCCACGGGCTTCTCTTCCAGCGCCAAGGTTATAA
- the LOC132053282 gene encoding polyadenylate-binding protein-interacting protein 9-like isoform X2 — MNSRSFRAQREDSIRRTVYVSDLDINITEEHLAALFSAYGQVVDCRVCGDAHSRLRFAFVEFADEYSAKAALSLCGTILGFSQLKVLPSKTAILPVNPTFLPRSEDEREMCARTVYCTNIDKMVSQADVKFFFETRCGEVSRLRLLGDQVHSTRIGFVEFVMAESAILALDLCGEMLGSQPIRVSPSKTPVRPRVSSP, encoded by the exons ATGAACAGTAGATCTTTTAGAGCTCAAAGAGAAGATAGCATTAGGCGAACAGTCTATGTCTCGGACCTTGATATCAAT ATCACAGAAGAGCACCTTGCTGCGCTATTTAGTGCCTATGGACAA GTCGTTGACTGCCGAGTTTGTGGTGATGCACACTCCCGCCTTCGCTTTGCTTTTGTGGAGTTTGCTGATGAAT ATTCTGCAAAAGCTGCACTTAGTCTTTGTGGGACAATATTAGGTTTCTCTCAACTCAAGGTTCTACCTTCAAAAACTGCTATACTACCTGTGAATCCTACATTCCTTCCAAGG TCAGAGGATGAGCGTGAGATGTGCGCGAGGACAGTTTATTGTACAAATATCGATAAGATG GTTTCTCAAGCTGATGTCAAGTTCTTTTTTGAGACAAGATGTGGTGAG GTTTCTCGTTTGAGGCTTTTGGGGGATCAAGTGCACTCTACCCGTATTGGTTTTGTTGAATTTGTTATG GCCGAGAGTGCAATTTTGGCGTTGGATCTTTGTGGTGAGATGTTGGGTTCCCAACCTATCAG GGTGAGTCCTTCGAAGACACCCGTGAGGCCTCGAGTTTCCAGCCCTTAG